The Staphylococcus carnosus genome has a segment encoding these proteins:
- a CDS encoding monovalent cation:proton antiporter family protein translates to MEFVSLVIVVMAAFLTPIIVNRLNINFLPVVVAEILMGLVIGQSGFHLVERDNVLNILSTLGFIFLMFLSGLEIDFSAFKSQPTQNTKKSKNKKKQPSHLQLALLVFGLIMVVSVILAYLFKWFGLIDDVLLMVIIISTISLGVVVPTLKEMNIMRTRIGQFILLTAVLADLFTMILLTVYGALNGKGGATLWLIGVLVIFTVIFYFLGGVFKKAQFLQKLNDGTTQIGVRACFALIILLVALAEGVGAENILGAFLAGVIVSLLGPNEDMVEKLDSFGYGFFIPIFFIMVGVDLNIPSLIKEPSILIIIPILIVAFLISKIIPVFAIRPWFDQKTTISSAFLLTSTLSLVIAAAKIAEQLKTITPEISGILILSAVITCVFVPMVFKKTFPMPEEATRRINVSLIGKNQLTIPIAQNLMSDLYAITLYYRKDLSDQRNLSNDITTVEIADYDEAMLDKLGLFDSDIVVCSTNDDDINFNVATMAKEHGVNRVICRFEAGGERESNLREEGIEIFSSFLSNKILLTGLIETPNMLNLLSNVETSLYEIQMLNYKFDHIQLRNFPFDGDIIFVRIVRDNESIVPHGDTTLRYGDRLIVTGSKEYVDELKRDLEYYAFNS, encoded by the coding sequence ATGGAGTTTGTATCACTCGTAATTGTTGTCATGGCGGCCTTTTTAACCCCGATCATTGTCAACAGACTTAACATTAACTTTTTGCCAGTAGTGGTAGCTGAAATACTTATGGGACTTGTTATTGGTCAATCAGGTTTTCACTTGGTAGAAAGAGATAACGTTTTAAACATCCTTTCCACGTTAGGTTTTATTTTCTTAATGTTCCTTAGTGGATTAGAAATAGATTTCAGCGCTTTTAAAAGCCAGCCTACACAAAACACAAAGAAATCTAAAAATAAGAAAAAGCAACCAAGTCATTTACAATTAGCTTTACTTGTATTCGGACTTATTATGGTTGTTTCTGTAATCTTGGCTTATTTATTTAAATGGTTTGGTTTAATTGATGATGTACTCTTAATGGTCATTATCATCTCAACGATTTCTTTAGGTGTCGTAGTACCAACGTTAAAAGAAATGAATATTATGCGCACGAGAATCGGTCAATTTATCTTATTGACTGCAGTCTTAGCTGATTTATTCACGATGATTCTTTTAACTGTATATGGTGCTTTAAATGGCAAGGGCGGTGCAACATTATGGTTGATCGGCGTTTTAGTCATTTTCACAGTCATCTTTTATTTCTTAGGCGGTGTGTTTAAGAAAGCACAATTTTTACAAAAATTAAATGATGGAACAACGCAAATTGGTGTTCGTGCTTGTTTTGCGTTGATTATTTTACTCGTTGCACTTGCAGAAGGAGTAGGCGCTGAAAATATTTTAGGCGCATTTTTAGCCGGGGTCATTGTATCCTTACTAGGACCGAATGAGGATATGGTAGAGAAACTAGATTCTTTTGGATATGGATTCTTTATTCCAATCTTTTTCATTATGGTAGGTGTAGACTTAAATATTCCTTCTTTAATAAAAGAACCGTCTATTTTGATTATCATTCCAATTTTAATCGTAGCATTCTTGATTTCAAAAATTATACCTGTTTTTGCAATACGTCCTTGGTTTGATCAAAAGACAACGATATCTTCAGCATTTTTATTAACATCTACGCTATCTTTGGTTATCGCAGCTGCAAAAATTGCTGAACAATTAAAAACGATTACGCCAGAGATTTCAGGTATTTTGATTTTAAGTGCCGTTATTACATGTGTCTTTGTCCCAATGGTATTTAAGAAAACATTCCCAATGCCAGAAGAAGCAACGCGACGTATTAATGTAAGTTTGATTGGTAAAAACCAATTGACAATTCCAATCGCTCAGAACTTGATGTCTGATTTATACGCCATTACATTGTATTATCGTAAAGATTTAAGTGATCAACGTAATCTATCTAATGACATTACAACTGTAGAAATTGCGGATTATGATGAAGCAATGCTAGATAAATTAGGGCTTTTCGATAGTGATATTGTTGTATGTTCAACGAACGATGATGATATTAACTTCAATGTGGCTACGATGGCAAAAGAACATGGTGTCAATCGTGTGATTTGTCGTTTTGAAGCAGGAGGAGAAAGAGAATCTAACTTGCGTGAAGAGGGCATCGAAATCTTCAGCAGTTTCTTAAGTAATAAAATTTTACTTACAGGTTTAATTGAAACACCGAACATGTTGAACTTATTAAGTAACGTTGAAACATCACTTTACGAAATTCAAATGCTTAACTATAAATTCGATCATATCCAATTACGTAATTTCCCATTCGATGGTGATATTATCTTTGTTCGAATTGTACGTGATAATGAATCAATTGTACCGCATGGTGATACAACGCTTCGTTATGGTGACCGTTTGATTGTTACAGGTTCAAAAGAATATGTAGACGAATTAAAACGAGACCTCGAATATTATGCATTTAATTCATAA